The Triticum urartu cultivar G1812 chromosome 6, Tu2.1, whole genome shotgun sequence genome includes the window TGTGACATTTTGGTAGATCTGTTGCTTTACCCATGGAGAGCTGCTGATTGCGAACACATTTTTAGGTTGTATCTGGCTATTTGAGAAGGGTTGTTGCATTGTTGAATCCTTGGATGTTTTTTTTGGCTTGTTTAGTGGTGTACCTCTAGCACCTTGGTTAAGTTTTTGTATGAATGTGAGATTGAATAATAGCTCAACGGGTTATTGTGTTAACCATTCATAAGTCTTCATTGTATTTAGTAATGTGATTTTGAAATTGCACTAAGAACATTGCTTGCGTTACATGATTTCGTGTTCTGTAAATGCCCTCAAATTTCCGTACTTGTGGACTAGGTATTTATTTTAGTTAGCACTTGTCCCTGTCTCATTGGTATCCCGGATTCAAAGTTACGTAAATTCCCTCTGCTGTTGTCCCGCTCCTATTTTTTTGTTGGCAGTCCCACTTCTATTTCTCATGTGAGATGACTTATTTTGGAACTTAGATTCATGATTCGGATGACTTATTTTGGATCTTAGATTCGTGATTCAGAGTTGGAGTTGTTTGCTGATAATCGGTCTACTGTTTTTTACGTTAATCTGTATTCTCAAGCACTGGGCTTTCCCCCAGATGAGTCATAATTTGTAATGTCTATAATCTTAAATTTTGCTATTCTTTAGGACCTTTCAAGATCAATGGCGTGCCAATCCGCAGAGTGAACCAGACTTACGTCATTGCCACATCCACAAAGGTCGACATCTCTAAGGTTAATGTGCAGAAGTTTGATGACAAGTACTTTGCTAGGGAGAAGAAGACTAGGGCAAAGAAGACTGAGGGCGAGCTATTTGAGTCGGAGAAGGAGGTACATTCATGCATCATTATCCTTTTAGATGCCTTTTACCCGTCTTGTTCCAATACCTTATTTTATATCTTCTCTGTTACCCTGCAGGCAACCAAGAATTTGCCAGACTTCAAGAAGGATGACCAGAAGGTCATTGATGCCGAGTTGATCAAGGCTATCGTTGCTGTCCCAGACCTTAAAAATTATCTTGGTGCCCGGTTCTCTCTCAGGGATGGTGACAAGCCGCATGAGATGACCTTCTAAGTTACCTGGTACAAGTTTCAAGATCTGTCGAAGTATTTTTTGTCTAGTGTGTGTTCTGGTTCTGTACTTCTGATTTCTTTTGCCTGGTTGGTGAATATTTGATTTCCACTGAAGTCTGCCTGCCAAATATTTTGAGAAGATAACTAGAAGTACCATCCCCTTTGTTGGCTTGTTGCGACATTTTTTTGATCCGTCGTCGTATTATTCAGGCTGCAATTCCAGTCAATGTTTTATCTTCTGATCATTGTGCATGACGCCATGCTTTGACTCAGGTGTTGTGGTATGTATTTGCAACTAGGTCAACATTACTACGGTGGTCCTTATTTGCAGAGCTTGGACAGTGTTGTGATTTCGTTGGGGCATGTCAGTAGTCTGCAACAATCCGTTCCCCTAAAAGTGCTCCAGCAGATCTTGTAAACGTGGGTAATTTCTGGTTTAGGGAAAGTTGGGCCAAAAAAGAGCTCCAACAGATCTTGTAATCTTGGTACTAGTATCAACAGCCACACTTATTCTGGCAGAGTGCGTACAATCTGATACTCCCTCTTATGTGAAATATGTTTTGTGGTTTAAGTTCTTTGAACTAAAACCGCAACACTTATGTTGGCACTTATGGAAGCATCGTAACGGATTGGTATTTGGACCGACGAGGGTAAGCTTGACAGTGCCCATCTTCACTAGTCAGGTCTTTGATGAGCTTCGAGCATCTCTAGCCGTTGAGCCCTTCACAAGTCATTTTTTTTGCCCCCTGGTGGGCTGCCGGTGAAAAATTAAGCCTCGGGGTGGAAAAATATCCATTCGCTGCCCCTACGCACCTACCCAGCCACCACCACCACGCGAACTGCCCATGTGGCTAGCGGAGCCGTATGGAGCGGGGCGGCGAGCAGACCCGGCCGGGGGTGGAGTAGATCGGGCGAGCGGGCGGAGCCGGCCGGCGCGAACCGACCAGCCAGCGTGCGGGAGGCCGGGCGACACGGCGAGCGGGTGGAGGAGCCGACACGTGGGGAGGAGGCGGATGGGGCCGGACTTGGCGTCGCGGGTGGGGACGGTGACGAGCGGCGCGGCCCGCCGCGGGCAGAGTCGAGGACGAGGCGGCGAGATGCTGCTGGAGTCGAGGCCCTCGGGCGCGCCGCGACGCAGCTTGGGCTCCGACACGCCCGGGCCGGCGCGCGACGAGCAGGCGGCGATGGTGGCGCGCGGTGAGTAGAGTGAAGCGCAGGGTGGCGACGGTGGCGCGCGGTGAGCAGAGTGAGGCGGTGAGGAGGCAGCATGGTTAGCAGAGTGGCGGTGAGGAGGCAGAGGTCGGcgcgcggcgaggaggcggccgCGACCAGCGGCGGTGAGGAGGCAGAGGCCGGcgcgcggcgaggaggcggccgCGACCAGCGGCGGTGAGGAGGCAGAGGCCGGcgcgcggcgaggaggcggccgCGACCAGCGGCGGTGAGGAGGCAGAGGCCGGTTGCCGCGTCGAGCAGCAGCAAGGTGAGCCGGCCGCGCCCACGGGATCCGGCCGGAGAGGCGGCGAGCTCGGGTGGCGCGGTGGAGCGTGGAGGAGAAGGGGCGGCGGGCATGCGGGAGAaaaaggagatccggccggagatGCGGCGAGCTTCGGTGGCGCGGTCAGCGCCCGCTCGCCGGCCGTACTCGCCCGTCCGGAGCCGGCGCAGGCAGTGACGATGGATGAGGGCGTGGTGGAGCGTGGAGGAGAAAGAGAAGATTCTTGCATGCACTGGCACTGCACGTGGTGGGCTAGTTAGAAAAAGGAAGGAGAGAGAGATTAAAGACTGACAGTGGGCCTTTTGTAGCTAAAAACTAGTGCCGGTGCTTCAGCTGCCCCCGATTCTCTGGAATTGCCTTGCGAGCGCGGGTCGTAGATTTCGTAAATTCCGACGTAAAACGAGCCTGTGGGGGTGTGATTGGGACACTTTTTTAATGCCTGTGCTAAAAAAAACTCCTAGGGCTGTTATGGAGGCGCGTCTGGAGATGTTCTTAGGTCCTGGGTTAGAGTGAGAGCACAAGGAGTTAGCATATTTTGTGAGTAGTGGTCGAGTAGGAGTGGAGGTAACTGGGCGGCTGGTGCTTGTGCGTGCTGCTAGAGCCTTGCTGTAATCATACTCTTTACATATTTCTGCCTCGAGTTAAGAAATTGCGTACtcttaattttttttattttttggatcATAGGCAGTACTTTTTAAGGAGCCCATATTACCTGTTGAACTTGCCATCTAGGCGCAAGGTGCTGCCAAGGCTGCTCTTCCaaaagcgggggggggggggggtgatgaGAACATCAATATCATTGTTACAGCCATAAACCCCTACTGCTACATatattggaccaattactagagctcgcgcatgccaattaaattatcaggtattttcgtttcttggtaatgcttctaatgttcatgagaatatgatgctgtcTAAATTGGAtatatttgttttgcttacaaatgaagggaaACAAGAACGGAGTTGTAAGTGAgatatttgttttgcttacatGGACAAGAgagatgaacactggagcaagaccaagcatggagatgatgccATGCACAAGGGAAACAAGAACGGAGTTGTAAGTGATGCTTTCAAGACTTTGAAGCCATCATAAGGAGTGCATAAAGCTTTGGACGAAATAAACAAGaggccacttcataaatttcgtccagaggctgtTCTAGGTACTGCGTCACTTTATTATTGGGCCAGAcccatgtaatttcaaaatactCAAGTATAGACTATTTTTAGAGTTCGTATGTGTgaggaaacaagagttagggttggtttcggaccccctTTCCAAGGGCCACGGAATTCTCCCCTCTTCCttcatatatacagcccttagggtgtTGTTTAGACTTTgagttttgtttagattaaaagtttgccatagctgcaacttcgcgtacttcatttgtgttcaacgaccagactaatacgtcacagaaccccaccttgatcaataaagctttcctcttatattcgcaatatctagattgcaatcttagtttcttacttgttctttgtttgcctccaggaaacagaccttcgtggtcaggttgatcatgctccggcgtggtcaataacctctcggagttggtttagcgattgccaAGGCCGGACGTCctcgcatgttcgtagtcggatcatcaaagtcgacttcctccaaaacgatagctaccatctcatcgaaagatgaGACACTTTTGCCTCTATCAACTGGGGGAGGTGCAGCCAAGGCTGCTCCTCCATGCCGTCGTCAGCGAGCTTCACTCTGACCCTGCATGCGTCCTTTATGCAGATGCCACCGACTATCTCTACCTACTCTGTGGTCGATGATGACTTCAGCATGTATAGTGCCAATGAGGTGTATCATGAAAGGGATAGGCAAAATAATTGGTTAGTTTTGATAGTATACGATTGTAATTTTATATGAAAATTTGTAGCGCACATTAGTTTATAATTACGATAATGTAGTCAGCAATCAGGAGAATGGTGAACGAGGCAGTAGGCAGAGGATATGTCTTTATAAACTTCGTTTGAGGATGACGATAATCAAGGTGATGTTGCTTTCGAAACAAAGTAgagggagagaaatttcatgtaAGCATTGATCCAATAGAAGGGACCAATCAAAGCCTGAAGACCTATTAGAAGCGCATTGCATGACACTATCATGGCATTGTATCTGTTTTGATAAACCGTGCCAAACCTAGTTGAGTGACAAAGGGcatggcggggggggggggggggggggggggggggggggggggtggggtggTATTTATTGATTTATTGTTCAAACAGTTTTATGAACTGTTTACACCCAAGTTTTCGATGTGAAATTTTGAACTTGATAGCTCAACTAAATAAACGAGTTGTATGAGCGTAGGTATCCAAAAAACAGGTCTTTTGTCATGTTCCCTTGTTGACGCAACAATGATCCAACAAATAGGAACAATGAGCACAATAAGTGGAGATGTAGGAAGGCTAAACCATCGTAGGCTGCACAAGTGCACAACAATGACGATACGGACGATGATATTGATGAAGTCCAAATCCAGTCCCACCACAACTTCAAGCATCATTGCAAAGAAGTCGCATCGAAGAAGAGGTGAGAGAGACAAACAAAAGATGGAGGAGATGAAGTTATGTTCAAGACTGCAGTCAAAGAGATCATAGCTAGCAAAAGCAAGTTGGAGGAAGTAAAAACAAGGACTTAAGGTGGTTTGAGGTCAATGGAGAAGTGCAAAGTGGCAATCAAGGAGCACAAGGCGGCAATCCAAGAAGAGAAGTTGAGAGTTCTTGCCGACAAAGCACACATGAAGAAAATGGATCAAGAATACAAGGTAATGTTCACAAGCCCCGCATGTCTGACTCCTAATTGCAATATCGTGAGTGGATGAAGGCAAAAATTCTAGCATCAAAGAAGCGTGGATAGCCATGGAAGTGGAAATAGGAATGGTCATGGAAGTAGGAGTGATACTCTATGATTTATCATCTTGTTTATGCTTTCATTACTAGGGAAAACTTTATACGTAGAGGCTTAACAGGCACTAATATCTCCTTTTTATTGATCTGGTATTGGAACTAAAAGGAGTATCCCGCACCTTTTTTCCCAGAGGTGACCCTGGGTTATCGAACCCACGAGAGGAAGATTCCCTTGAAAGAATGGGGTCTCTAGCAATCTTTTGCCAAAGTGTCAAATCCAACTTTTGACCGGATCAACAAGCAAATAGTGATTCAAACACTTATAATAAAAAGAAGGTACGGGGATGAGGTCTTAATGCTATGTATTGGTGTTGGGATAAAAAAATGATATTAGTTTGTGCTCGAGAAGTCACCCATTAAGAGGTGCTTGCTTCATTTGGAATGGGGGATGTGTCCAAATAACATCCTGACCGACATGAGTCCTGCATCAAGAATCAGTTGTCCTACCGAAGGCCCTATCCGTCTCGCGGGGTTGCCCCGATAATTAAGATAATAATATCAGACAAAGCTTTGGACGTTCAATGACTACACCTCATGAATCCCCAAGGTTATGATCCATGTTACCCTACTAAATCTTACTTCATCGGTGTTTGATACAACATTTCATGGTCCCCTTGCTCCTAACCTCTCCGGCGCTCGATCTCCATGATTCTGGGTACCTGCATGGATGAAGATCGCGGACAAGACAAGACATACTTCATGATGTAATTTTATTT containing:
- the LOC125512594 gene encoding 60S ribosomal protein L6-like → MAPMSKMALGIKRASRSHTYHRRGLWAIKAKHGGAFPKAEKPAAVAEPKFYPADDVKPRTVSTRKPHPTKLRSTITPGTVLILLAGRYMGKRVVFLKQLKSGLLLITGPFKINGVPIRRVNQTYVIATSTKVDISKVNVQKFDDKYFAREKKTRAKKTEGELFESEKEATKNLPDFKKDDQKVIDAELIKAIVAVPDLKNYLGARFSLRDGDKPHEMTF